The proteins below are encoded in one region of Limnohabitans sp. 63ED37-2:
- a CDS encoding AMP-dependent synthetase/ligase: MSQLWDTSGIAPQKNVVMAGETIPAIFWNAVAARGPNVWMRQKDLGIWRSWTWNETAQAVREIGHGLMALGFEARHTASILANTNIEWVLCDLAVLSAGGVSNGIYPTDAAEQVHYLCEDSGTRVLFVEDDEQLDKALAVRETLPLLQKIVVFDMDGLRDFHDPMVISLKQLQALGREHAQQHPELLMQRTAACKPEDLAILVYTSGTTGKPKGGMHSHHGLVYTVRGYNTLIARDERDECMCFLPLCHIAERMGGEFFSMYTGAKLNFVENPETVPENVREIAPTVFTAVPRVWEKFYSGVMIALKEAGGLQQAVYGWAIGVGHQVADLVLAQKPVPGSLKLQFHVARLLALNNVRKMIGIHRARFLVTGAAPISPDLVRWYLALGLPMLEVWGMTETCGAATGVPADRIKPGSIGPAAEYNEMRLDPVTSEILVRGPNVFMGYLNLPEKTAETIDADGWLHTGDVGVVDEEGFFRITDRMKDIIITAGGKNITPSELENELKFSPYVTDAVVIGDKRPYLTVIIMIDQENVEKYAQDNDVPFSNYASLTHSAEVQGLIQAELDRVNKKFARVEQIKKFWLLDTQLSAEDEELTPTMKLKRKLVEKKYAPQIEAMYR; encoded by the coding sequence ATGAGCCAACTCTGGGACACCTCCGGCATCGCGCCGCAAAAAAATGTCGTCATGGCGGGTGAGACCATCCCCGCCATCTTCTGGAACGCAGTGGCCGCACGCGGCCCCAATGTGTGGATGCGCCAAAAAGACCTGGGCATCTGGCGCAGCTGGACCTGGAACGAGACCGCACAAGCCGTTCGCGAGATCGGCCATGGCCTGATGGCACTGGGTTTTGAGGCGCGTCACACAGCCTCCATCTTGGCCAACACCAACATCGAGTGGGTGCTGTGCGACTTGGCCGTGCTGAGTGCGGGTGGCGTGTCCAACGGCATTTACCCGACCGATGCGGCCGAGCAGGTGCACTACCTGTGCGAAGACTCGGGCACCCGTGTGCTGTTTGTCGAAGACGACGAGCAACTCGACAAGGCGCTGGCTGTGCGCGAGACCTTGCCCTTGTTGCAAAAAATCGTGGTGTTCGACATGGACGGTTTGCGTGACTTCCACGACCCGATGGTGATCAGCTTGAAACAGCTGCAAGCCTTGGGCCGCGAACATGCCCAGCAACACCCCGAACTGTTAATGCAGCGCACCGCTGCTTGCAAACCCGAAGATTTGGCCATCTTGGTCTACACCTCGGGCACCACCGGCAAGCCCAAAGGCGGCATGCACAGCCACCACGGACTGGTTTACACCGTGCGCGGTTACAACACGCTGATTGCCCGTGACGAGCGCGACGAGTGCATGTGCTTTTTGCCCTTGTGCCACATCGCCGAGCGCATGGGCGGCGAATTTTTCTCGATGTACACCGGGGCCAAACTCAACTTTGTCGAGAACCCTGAAACCGTGCCCGAAAACGTGCGCGAAATCGCACCCACCGTGTTCACGGCCGTCCCCCGTGTGTGGGAAAAGTTTTATTCAGGCGTGATGATCGCGCTCAAGGAGGCGGGCGGCTTGCAGCAAGCGGTGTATGGCTGGGCCATTGGCGTGGGCCACCAGGTCGCCGATTTGGTGCTGGCACAAAAGCCTGTACCTGGCAGCCTCAAATTGCAATTCCATGTGGCGCGTCTTTTGGCGCTCAACAACGTGCGCAAGATGATCGGCATCCACCGTGCACGCTTTTTGGTGACGGGCGCGGCACCCATTTCCCCCGATCTGGTGCGCTGGTATTTGGCGCTGGGCTTGCCCATGCTCGAAGTCTGGGGCATGACCGAGACCTGCGGTGCGGCCACGGGTGTGCCCGCTGACCGCATCAAACCCGGCTCCATTGGCCCGGCTGCCGAGTACAACGAAATGCGTCTGGACCCGGTCACCAGCGAGATTTTGGTGCGTGGCCCCAATGTCTTCATGGGTTATCTGAATTTGCCCGAAAAAACTGCTGAGACCATCGATGCCGACGGCTGGCTGCACACGGGCGACGTGGGTGTGGTGGACGAGGAAGGGTTTTTCCGCATCACGGACCGGATGAAAGACATCATCATCACAGCCGGGGGCAAGAACATCACCCCGAGCGAATTGGAAAACGAACTGAAATTCTCGCCCTATGTCACCGATGCGGTGGTGATTGGCGACAAACGGCCCTATTTGACTGTGATCATCATGATCGACCAGGAAAACGTGGAGAAATACGCGCAGGACAACGACGTGCCCTTTTCCAACTACGCCAGCCTCACGCACAGTGCCGAGGTGCAGGGTCTGATCCAAGCCGAGTTGGACCGGGTCAACAAGAAGTTTGCACGTGTGGAGCAAATCAAGAAATTCTGGTTGCTCGACACGCAGCTGAGCGCCGAAGACGAAGAACTGACCCCGACCATGAAGCTCAAGCGCAAATTGGTCGAGAAGAAATATGCGCCCCAGATCGAGGCGATGTACCGCTGA
- a CDS encoding acyl-CoA dehydrogenase family protein — protein MNTADFTSEDLQRLHTTVERFAKQAIAPHVATWEESGQFDRSLYTQAAQLGLLGLGYPEHLGGTPAPWRARNMLSQTLARYGGSGGVMASLFSLNIGLPPVLAHGSAELQAEVVPPVLRGERIAALAITEPGGGSDVASLRTTARADGADYVINGEKTFITSGLRADWITLAVRTNPASKGASGISMVVVPGDTPGITRTRLHKMGWHSSDTAQLHFDGVRVPQRYRLGEEGAGFKMIMGNFNGERLAMSAMALGFAQACYDEALAWSRQRQTFGAALIERQVIRHKLMDMQMRILSTQAWVDAVTQQADAGQTGAEWVAQVCLLKNHATQTMQFCADAAVQMLGGMGFMRGTVTERVYREVKVMMIGGGAEEIMKELAAKQLGV, from the coding sequence ATGAACACCGCAGATTTCACAAGCGAAGACCTGCAAAGACTGCACACCACGGTCGAGCGTTTTGCCAAACAAGCCATTGCGCCCCATGTGGCCACTTGGGAAGAATCCGGTCAGTTTGACCGTTCGCTGTACACCCAGGCCGCGCAGCTGGGCCTGCTGGGCCTGGGCTACCCTGAGCACTTGGGCGGCACACCCGCGCCTTGGCGTGCACGCAACATGCTTTCACAAACGCTGGCGCGTTACGGTGGCAGCGGCGGTGTGATGGCCAGTCTGTTCTCGCTCAACATCGGCCTACCGCCGGTCTTGGCACACGGAAGCGCGGAGCTGCAGGCCGAAGTGGTACCACCCGTGCTGCGAGGTGAGCGCATCGCTGCGCTGGCCATCACCGAGCCCGGCGGCGGCTCGGACGTGGCCAGCCTGCGGACCACGGCCCGCGCAGATGGGGCGGACTATGTGATCAACGGCGAAAAGACCTTCATCACCTCGGGCCTGCGTGCCGATTGGATCACGCTGGCGGTGCGCACCAACCCCGCCAGCAAGGGTGCCAGTGGCATCTCGATGGTGGTGGTGCCGGGGGACACACCGGGTATCACGCGCACACGGCTGCACAAGATGGGCTGGCACAGCTCCGACACGGCGCAGCTGCACTTTGATGGTGTGCGGGTGCCCCAGCGCTACCGACTGGGCGAGGAAGGTGCAGGCTTCAAGATGATCATGGGCAACTTCAATGGCGAGCGCCTGGCCATGTCGGCCATGGCGCTGGGCTTTGCGCAGGCCTGTTATGACGAAGCGCTGGCTTGGAGCCGCCAACGCCAGACTTTTGGTGCGGCCCTGATCGAGCGGCAAGTGATTCGCCACAAACTGATGGACATGCAGATGCGCATCTTGTCCACCCAAGCCTGGGTGGATGCTGTGACGCAGCAAGCCGATGCGGGCCAGACCGGTGCCGAGTGGGTGGCACAGGTGTGCCTGCTCAAAAACCACGCCACCCAAACCATGCAGTTTTGCGCCGATGCCGCCGTGCAGATGCTGGGCGGCATGGGCTTCATGCGTGGCACCGTGACCGAGCGGGTTTACCGCGAGGTCAAGGTGATGATGATCGGGGGTGGGGCCGAAGAGATCATGAAAGAGCTGGCGGCGAAACAATTGGGTGTTTAG
- a CDS encoding LysR family transcriptional regulator — protein MRTTFNYKHLYYFWVVAKEGGITRAADKLDMAVQTVSAQVRELERSLGYALLKPAGRGLVLTDAGLAAMQQADQIFQLGENLPAMVRDAVSSPTVRLAAGISDGLPKLVVRRLMQPVMGEPHLRLLCHEGEFDELLGDLALHRLDVVLSDRPAPGNANIKLYNHALGTSPVSWYGTAALVKSAKKKFPASLADVPVLLPTGHTAVRARLDNWFEQHGIRPRIVGEFEDSALLKTFGESGMGVFPAAEWVHDELLAHYDVQRLGPCEGVKENFFAIGTEKKVQHPLVQRLLQASDTST, from the coding sequence ATGCGAACCACCTTCAACTACAAGCACCTGTATTACTTCTGGGTTGTGGCCAAGGAAGGCGGCATCACCCGGGCGGCAGACAAGCTCGACATGGCGGTGCAAACCGTGAGTGCCCAAGTGCGGGAGCTCGAGCGCTCTTTGGGCTACGCCCTGCTCAAACCGGCCGGTCGTGGCCTGGTGCTGACCGATGCAGGGCTGGCCGCCATGCAACAAGCGGACCAAATTTTTCAGTTGGGCGAAAACCTGCCTGCGATGGTCCGGGATGCGGTGAGTTCACCCACCGTGCGGCTGGCCGCAGGCATTTCGGACGGCCTGCCCAAACTGGTGGTGCGCCGCCTGATGCAACCGGTCATGGGTGAGCCCCATTTGCGCTTGCTTTGCCACGAAGGCGAATTTGACGAACTGTTGGGTGACTTGGCCCTGCACCGCCTGGACGTGGTGCTGTCGGACCGGCCCGCACCAGGCAACGCCAACATCAAGCTCTACAACCATGCTCTGGGCACCTCACCCGTGTCTTGGTATGGCACAGCCGCTTTGGTCAAATCAGCCAAAAAGAAATTTCCGGCCAGCCTGGCCGATGTGCCTGTGCTGCTGCCCACCGGACACACCGCGGTGCGGGCCCGATTGGACAACTGGTTTGAACAGCATGGCATCCGCCCGCGCATCGTGGGCGAATTCGAAGACAGTGCCTTGCTCAAAACCTTTGGAGAAAGCGGCATGGGCGTTTTCCCCGCCGCGGAATGGGTGCACGACGAGTTGCTGGCGCACTACGATGTGCAGCGTCTGGGCCCTTGCGAAGGGGTCAAGGAAAACTTCTTTGCCATCGGCACCGAAAAGAAAGTTCAACACCCGTTGGTGCAGAGGCTCTTGCAGGCCAGCGATACGAGCACTTGA
- a CDS encoding ABC transporter substrate-binding protein, which produces MKIKLSLVAAAMALTAGAAMAQTQGVSKTEITLGSIQDLSGPLAGFGKQVRLGMMLRVDEANEQGGINGRKFKLLVEDSAYDPRRAVLAAQKLVNQDKIFAMIGHIGTAQNMAAMPVQFQKNVINFFPVTAAREMYEPFHKLKYSFAATYYDQMRLGVPILVKEKNAKQICAMHQDDEFGLEVFRGAEEGLKSMGMQFAEVTTYKRGATDFASQMQKLASSKCDFVVMGTIIRETIGGIATARRLGFNPTFLGSSAAYTDLIHKLGGPAMNGFYATMSTQHPYLDEASQPIRFWANKYKTKFNEDPTVFSVYGYNAIDSFLRAVEKSGANVTTESIIKAMDTMVIPPDIFGTGEMSFSPTKRLGSNASRMSQITDGRWKVTSAYFSDKK; this is translated from the coding sequence ATGAAAATCAAACTCAGCCTCGTCGCCGCTGCGATGGCCCTGACCGCTGGCGCGGCCATGGCCCAGACGCAAGGCGTGTCCAAAACCGAAATCACGCTCGGCTCCATCCAGGATTTGTCGGGCCCGCTGGCTGGCTTTGGCAAGCAGGTGCGCCTGGGCATGATGCTGCGCGTCGATGAAGCCAACGAGCAAGGCGGCATCAACGGCCGCAAGTTCAAGCTCTTGGTCGAAGACTCGGCCTATGACCCACGCCGCGCCGTTTTGGCCGCCCAAAAGCTGGTCAACCAGGACAAGATTTTTGCCATGATCGGCCACATCGGTACTGCGCAAAACATGGCCGCCATGCCCGTGCAGTTCCAGAAGAACGTGATCAACTTCTTCCCCGTCACGGCTGCGCGTGAAATGTACGAGCCCTTCCACAAGCTCAAGTACTCTTTTGCCGCCACCTACTACGACCAGATGCGTCTGGGTGTGCCGATCTTGGTGAAGGAAAAGAACGCCAAACAAATCTGCGCCATGCACCAGGACGATGAATTTGGTCTGGAAGTGTTCCGCGGCGCCGAAGAAGGCCTCAAGAGCATGGGCATGCAGTTTGCCGAAGTGACCACCTACAAGCGTGGCGCGACCGACTTTGCATCACAAATGCAAAAGCTCGCTTCGTCCAAGTGCGATTTCGTGGTCATGGGCACCATCATTCGTGAAACCATTGGCGGCATTGCCACCGCACGCCGCTTGGGCTTCAACCCCACTTTCTTGGGCTCCAGCGCTGCTTACACCGACCTGATCCACAAGTTGGGCGGCCCTGCCATGAACGGCTTTTACGCCACCATGTCCACCCAGCACCCTTATCTGGACGAGGCTTCGCAGCCGATTCGTTTCTGGGCCAACAAGTACAAGACCAAGTTCAACGAAGACCCGACCGTGTTCTCGGTCTACGGCTACAACGCCATCGACTCGTTCTTGCGTGCGGTTGAGAAATCAGGCGCCAATGTGACCACCGAGAGCATCATCAAGGCCATGGACACCATGGTCATCCCACCCGATATCTTTGGCACAGGCGAGATGTCTTTCAGCCCGACCAAGCGTCTGGGCAGCAACGCTTCGCGCATGTCGCAGATCACCGATGGCCGCTGGAAAGTGACCTCGGCTTACTTCAGCGACAAGAAGTAA
- a CDS encoding MFS transporter yields the protein MNLLIALRPGLPILIGAALMLSVSMGLRQSLGVFMPALTQDIGISVSQFTLAIAVQNLAWGFLQPFAGALAVRIGYRPLMMTGAVLYLGGMTMLCLAQGLLGVILGAGLAIGAAMACNGSAIAMAVASRPVSPALRSTVLGIVSAAGSLGALMAAPIGQLLSQAHGWRVGVGGFVIMALIILPAAWYAGRVDALPVPPSPLGEKDKAVDMARWALKHPPFAVMTVAYFVCGMQLVFLTTHLPSYLDLCGMDPMLSAQALGMIGGFNVLGSLFFGWAGGRYNKLLLLGGIYVLRSFGLAWYFLSVPTPENTLVFAAIMGFLWLGVAPLVTGYIGETFGLRWQAMLGGIAFMSHQLGSFMGALGGGLVFDAMGSYNRAVQVGVLVGLLAGMLQMAFALRAELPPGQPRPA from the coding sequence ATGAACCTCCTGATTGCACTGCGCCCGGGCTTGCCCATCTTGATCGGCGCTGCGCTGATGCTGTCGGTCAGCATGGGCTTGCGGCAAAGCCTGGGCGTGTTCATGCCAGCCCTGACCCAGGACATCGGCATTTCGGTGTCCCAGTTCACGCTGGCCATTGCGGTGCAAAACCTGGCCTGGGGTTTTCTGCAGCCTTTTGCAGGGGCTTTGGCCGTGCGCATCGGTTATCGGCCGCTCATGATGACCGGTGCCGTTTTGTACCTGGGGGGCATGACGATGTTGTGCCTGGCTCAGGGCTTGCTGGGCGTGATTCTGGGCGCAGGGTTGGCCATTGGCGCGGCGATGGCCTGCAACGGATCGGCCATTGCCATGGCGGTGGCTTCGCGGCCTGTGTCGCCTGCCTTGCGCAGCACGGTGCTGGGCATCGTGTCCGCCGCAGGATCTTTGGGGGCCTTGATGGCGGCGCCCATCGGCCAGCTGCTGTCACAGGCGCATGGTTGGCGAGTGGGGGTAGGCGGTTTTGTCATCATGGCCCTGATCATCTTGCCCGCCGCTTGGTATGCCGGGCGGGTGGATGCCCTGCCGGTGCCGCCCTCACCACTGGGCGAAAAAGACAAAGCGGTCGACATGGCGCGGTGGGCCTTGAAGCATCCGCCCTTTGCGGTGATGACCGTGGCTTATTTTGTCTGTGGCATGCAACTGGTTTTTTTGACCACGCATTTGCCCTCCTACCTGGATTTGTGCGGCATGGACCCAATGCTCAGCGCCCAAGCGCTGGGCATGATTGGGGGCTTCAATGTGCTGGGCAGCTTGTTTTTTGGCTGGGCGGGTGGGCGTTACAACAAGCTCTTGTTGCTGGGCGGTATTTATGTGCTGCGCTCCTTCGGTTTGGCCTGGTATTTCCTGTCGGTGCCAACGCCTGAAAACACGCTGGTGTTCGCCGCCATCATGGGCTTTTTGTGGCTAGGAGTAGCCCCCCTTGTGACGGGCTATATCGGTGAAACCTTTGGACTGCGTTGGCAAGCCATGCTCGGCGGCATCGCCTTCATGAGCCACCAGCTGGGCAGTTTCATGGGGGCTTTGGGCGGCGGCCTGGTGTTCGATGCCATGGGCTCGTACAACCGGGCTGTGCAAGTGGGGGTGTTGGTGGGGCTGTTGGCGGGCATGCTGCAAATGGCTTTCGCGCTGCGTGCCGAGTTGCCACCTGGCCAGCCTAGACCGGCCTGA
- a CDS encoding TerC family protein gives METVAPLWLWATFVAIVLVSLFVDFVVLKKQGAHDIGVKEALNWSIIWIALSFLFNGLFWWAIKDTTGSIELANTKSLEFLTGYLIEKSLAVDNIFVFLMIFTYFAVPTQFQKRVLMIGIIGAIVLRTVMILVGGWLLAEFHWVLYVFGAFLILTGVKMWWAAGKEPDLEDNPALKLLRKVLPVSKNYDGENFWTVENGKKIATPLFMVICLIALTDVIFAVDSIPAIFAITSDPFIVLTSNVFAILGLRAMYFLLAAVANKFHLLNYGLAVILVFIGTKMCLIDVFKIPVGISLGVVVGILAVTMLLSVRSAKA, from the coding sequence ATGGAAACCGTCGCTCCCCTTTGGTTATGGGCCACCTTTGTGGCCATCGTGCTGGTGTCGCTGTTCGTCGATTTTGTGGTGCTCAAAAAGCAGGGCGCTCACGACATCGGCGTCAAGGAAGCCCTCAACTGGTCGATTATCTGGATCGCCCTGAGCTTTCTGTTCAATGGCCTGTTCTGGTGGGCCATCAAAGACACCACGGGTTCGATCGAGCTCGCGAACACCAAGTCGCTCGAGTTCTTGACCGGTTACCTGATCGAGAAATCACTCGCGGTGGACAACATCTTTGTCTTCCTGATGATCTTCACGTACTTTGCAGTGCCAACGCAGTTCCAAAAGCGTGTGCTCATGATCGGCATCATCGGTGCGATTGTGCTGCGCACCGTGATGATTTTGGTCGGTGGGTGGTTGCTGGCCGAGTTCCACTGGGTGCTGTATGTGTTCGGCGCTTTCCTGATCCTCACCGGTGTGAAGATGTGGTGGGCTGCTGGCAAGGAGCCTGATCTGGAAGACAACCCGGCGCTCAAGCTGCTGCGCAAGGTCTTGCCCGTCAGCAAAAACTACGACGGTGAAAACTTCTGGACGGTTGAAAACGGCAAGAAGATCGCCACCCCGCTGTTCATGGTCATTTGCTTGATCGCCTTGACCGACGTGATCTTTGCGGTGGATTCCATCCCGGCGATTTTTGCGATTACCTCAGACCCCTTCATTGTGCTGACCAGCAATGTGTTTGCGATCTTGGGTTTGCGTGCCATGTACTTCCTGCTGGCCGCAGTGGCCAACAAGTTCCACTTGCTCAACTACGGCCTGGCTGTGATCCTGGTGTTCATCGGCACGAAGATGTGCTTGATCGATGTGTTCAAGATTCCAGTGGGTATCTCGTTGGGTGTGGTGGTTGGCATCTTGGCCGTGACCATGCTGCTGAGTGTGCGCTCTGCCAAAGCCTGA